A genomic stretch from Camelus dromedarius isolate mCamDro1 chromosome 10, mCamDro1.pat, whole genome shotgun sequence includes:
- the ADAMTS13 gene encoding A disintegrin and metalloproteinase with thrombospondin motifs 13 isoform X2: protein MRTRELRLLGRCAQGILTSVLFLLGCWGLSDFQQQFLQALEPEEVMAYFGPAATSEVPQFDVAPLTCVCEEEDGDRQGGAPCGPPRCSLPALGQLFSFSFRPRMGLLAASFTSERVVNASLRLLRGPPHPCFTGGRTLLPLGAAARLTYCSGRVEGDIVVGGDRLYIQPLKRQHRELVPPWGGAQPHLIHRSNPTVHPALVVPGHPLAPRLWRRAAQSVLYLELLVAVGPDVHAVHGEDTERYVLTNLNMGSELLRDPSLGAQFQVHLVKMVILTQPEDAPNITANITASLLSVCEWSRTINPEDDTDPSHADLVLYITRFDLELPDGNRQVRGVTQLGGACSSSWNCLITEDTGFDLGVTIAHEIGHSFGLEHDGAPGSGCGPSGHVMASDGAAPAPGGLAWSPCSRRQLLRLVSAGRARCMWDPPGSQSGPAGRPPEVHPGLYHDADEQCRIAFGPMAVACTFTREHLDMCQALSCHTDPLDQSSCSRLLIPLLDGTECGVGKWCSKGHCRSLAELAPIGAVHGHWSSWGPASPCSRSCGGGVVTRRRQCDNPRPAFGGRACIGADLQAEMCNTQACETTQLEFMSEQCSQTDGKPLYLSPGSPSFYRWGAAVQYSQGDALCRHMCRAVGESFIVRRGDSFLDGTRCVPSSPREDGTLSLCVSGSCRTFGCDGRMDSGQVRDACQVCGGDSSTCSPQNGSFRAGRAREYVTFLTITPNLTSIHIINQRPLFTHLAVRLRGRYIVAGNGSISPSTSYPSLLEDSRVQHKVALTEDRLPRLEEIHIRGPTWDDMEIQVYRRYGAEYGALARPDVTFTYFQPKRRQAWAWAAVRGACSVSCGAGLRWVTYSCRDQASGQWVEAARCGGSWQPAAWSESCAPQPCPPYWVAGDFGPCSASCGGGLQERVVRCVEAQGGLLRTLPHSRCRVLAQQPAAVETCNSQPCPTREVSDTCSSACGADLAGQNATCVLGTDGAEELVTAGACSTDEKLATLEPCVQAACPPGGGHLDAQAPGEEAASAEGRARLEAPATHVWTPLAGPCSVSCGRGLRELHFQCTDSALRTAVGEELCGLSSKPGSRWEVCRAAPCPAWWETRALAPCPVTCGGGQVPLAVRCVRMEQGRSIPLPHSKCWPSPRPRPLEDCSPEPCPARWKVTSLGPCSASCGLGTATRSVACVQLDRGQDTAVDVRACAGLVRPQTRIPCMTAACTYRWHVSTWLQCSVSCGEGIQRRHDTCLGPRAQVPVPADFCQHLPKPVTVRGCWAGPCAGQGLPSPAPHEEATAPGQTTAATTGASLERPHPWAHLLSPTPWPQGLLIGTPESPAESSACGRQHLEPTGTIDMRGPAQADCAVAIGRPLDEVVTLRVLESSLNCSAGEMLLLWGRLTWRKMCRRLSGMTFSSKANTLVVRQRLVRPGGGVLLRYSSQPALGTFHRECDKQLFGPRGEIVSPSLSPGGRNVGGCRIFINVAPRARIVIHALATDMGTGTGNQGTDASYILIRDIHSLRTTTFRGQQTLYWESEGSQAEMEFSQGFLEAHTSLRGHYWTLQTRAPYRGSALP from the exons ATGAGGACGCGTGAGCTTCGCCTCCTGGGGAGATGTGCGCAGGGAATTCTCACTTCTGTGCTCTTCCTCCTGGGCTGCTGGGGCCTCTCCGATTTCCAGCAG CAATTTCTtcaggctttggagccagaggAAGTGATGGCTTACTTTGGCCCTGCCGCTACCTCCGAAG TGCCCCAGTTTGACGTGGCCCCGCTCACCTGTGTCTGTGAAGAAGAGGATGGGGACAGGCAGGGAGGAGCACCCTGCGGGCCCCCACGCTgctccctgccagccctgggacagctcttctccttctccttccggCCCCGGATGGGCCTCCTCGCTGCCTCCTTCACCAGCGAGCGTGTGGTGAACGCCTCCCTCCGGCTGCTCAGgggccccccccacccctgcttcacGGGAGGCCGCACCTTGCTGCCCTTGGGCGCAGCAGCCAGGCTCACCTACTGCTCGGGCCGTGTG GAGGGTGACATCGTGGTGGGTGGAGACAGGCTCTACATCCAGCCATTGAAGAGGCAGCACCGGGAGCTGGTGCCACCCTGGGGCGGTGCTCAGCCCCACCTGATCCACAGGTCCAACCCCACGGTGCACCCGGCCCTTGTGGTTCCAG GCCACCCTCTGGCCCCTCGCCTCTGGAGACGGGCTGCCCAGAGTGTCCTGTACCTGGAGCTGCTGGTGGCCGTGGGCCCTGACGTCCACGCAGTTCACGGGGAGGACACAGAGCGCTACGTCCTCACCAACCTCAACATG GGGTCAGAGCTGCTGAGGGACCCATCCCTGGGGGCTCAGTTCCAAGTGCACCTGGTGAAGATGGTCATACTGACGCAGCCGGAG GATGCTCCGAATATTACAGCCAACATCACCGCATCACTACTGAGCGTCTGTGAGTGGAGCAGGACCATCAACCCCGAGGATGACACGGATCCCAGTCATGCTGACCTGGTCCTCTACATCACCAG gTTTGACCTGGAATTGCCTGATGGTAACCGACAGGTTCGGGGGGTCACCCAGCTGGGGGGCGCCTGCTCCTCTTCCTGGAACTGCCTGATCACTGAGGATACTGGCTTCGACCTGGGGGTCACCATTGCCCATGAGATTGGGCACAG CTTCGGCCTGGAGCACGACGGCGCGCCCGGCAGCGGCTGCGGGCCCAGCGGCCACGTGATGGCGTCCGACGGCGCGGCGCCCGCCCCCGGGGGCCTGGCGTGGTCCCCCTGCAGCCGCCGGCAGCTGCTGCGCCTGGTCAG CGCAGGACGGGCGCGCTGCATGTGGGACCCGCCGGGTTCGCAGTCCGGACCCGCGGGGCGCCCTCCAGAGGTGCACCCCGGCCTCTACCACGATGCGGACGAGCAGTGCCGCATAGCCTTTGGCCCTATGGCGGTCGCCTGCACCTTCACCAGGGAGCACCTT GACATGTGCCAGGCTCTCTCTTGCCACACAGACCCCCTGGACCAGAGCAGCTGTAGCCGCCTCCTCATTCCGCTCCTGGATGGGACAGAGTGTGGTGTGGGGAAG TGGTGCTCCAAGGGTCACTGCCGCTCCCTGGCGGAGCTGGCCCCCATCGGGGCAGTGCACGGGCACTGGTCTAGCTGGGGTCCCGCCAGTCCCTGCTCCCGCTCCTGCGGCGGAGGGGTGGTCACCAGGAGGCGGCAGTGCGACAACCCCAG GCCTGCCTTTGGGGGGCGTGCGTGCATAGGTGCGGACCTCCAGGCCGAGATGTGCAACACTCAG GCTTGCGAGACGACCCAGCTGGAGTTCATGTCCGAGCAGTGCTCACAGACCGACGGGAAGCCGCTCTACCTCTCCCCGGGCAGCCCCTCCTTCTACCGCTGGGGCGCCGCTGTGCAGTACAGTCAAG gggACGCTCTGTGCAGACACATGTGCCGGGCTGTTGGCGAGAGCTTCATTGTGAGGCGTGGGGACAGTTTCCTGGATGGGACCCGCTGTGTGCCGAGCAGCCCTCGGGAGGACGGGACCCTGAGCCTATGTGTGTCGGGCAGCTGCAGG ACTTTCGGCTGTGATGGCAGGATGGACTCTGGGCAGGTGCGAGACGCGTGCCAGGTGTGTGGAGGGGACAGCAGCACGTGTAGTCCGCAGAACGGCTCTTTCAGGGCTGGAAGAGCGAGAG AATACGTCACGTTCCTGACCATCACCCCCAACCTGACCAGCATACACATCATAAACCAGAGGCCTCTCTTTACACATCTGG CCGTGAGGCTCCGAGGGCGCTACATTGTGGCCGGGAATGGGAGCATCTCTCCCAGCACCTCCTACCCCTCCCTCCTGGAGGACAGCCGTGTCCAGCACAAAGTGGCCCTGACTGAGGACCGGCTGCCCCGCCTGGAGGAGATCCACATCCGGGGACCCACCTGGGACGACATGGAGATCCAG GTTTACAGGCGCTATGGTGCGGAGTACGGTGCCCTCGCCCGCCCAGACGTCACCTTCACCTACTTCCAGCCCAAGCGGCggcaggcctgggcctgggctgccGTGCGGGGGGCCTGCTCGGTGAGCTGTGGGGCAG ggcTGCGCTGGGTGACCTACAGCTGTCGGGACCAGGCCAGCGGCCAGTGGGTGGAGGCTGCCCGGTGCGGAGGGAGCTGGCAGCCGGCGGCCTGGTCAGAGTCCTgcgccccccagccctgccccccgtA CTGGGTGGCTGGAGACTTCGGCCCGTGCAGCGCCTCCTGCGGGGGCGGCCTGCAGGAGCGGGTGGTGCGCTGCGTGGAGGCCCAGGGCGGCCTCCTGAGGACGCTGCCCCACTCCCGGTGCAGAGTGCTGGCCCAGCAGCCAGCGGCTGTGGAAACCTGCaattcccagccctgccccacaaG GGAGGTGTCGGACACGTGCTCATCGGCCTGTGGAGCAGACCTGGCCGGGCAGAATGCGACTTGTGTGCTGGGGACAGATGGCGCGGAGGAGCTGGTGACTGCTGGGGCCTGCTCCACAGACGAGAAGCTGGCTACACTTGAACCCTGTGTCCAGGCAGCATGTCCTCCAGGCGGGGGCCAT CTGGACGCCCAGGCTCCGGGGGAGGAGGCTGCAtctgcagagggcagggccaggctggaggcCCCTGCCACACACGTGTGGACTCCCCTGGCGGGGCCGTGCTCCGTCTCCTGCGGGCGAG gCCTGAGGGAGCTGCACTTCCAGTGCACGGACTCTGCCCTCAGGACAGCCGTTGGGGAAGAGCTGTGTGGCTTGTCGAGCAAACCCGGGAGCCGGTGGGAGGTCTGCCGGGCTGCCCCGTGCCCAGCCTG GTGGGAGACCCGAGCCTTGGCACCATGCCCAGTGACCTGTGGAGGGGGACAGGTGCCGCTGGCTGTTCGCTGTGTGAGGATGGAACAAGGCCGCTCCATCCCCCTGCCTCACTCTAAGTGCTGGCCGTCACCTCGGCCCAGACCCCTCGAGGACTGCAGCCCGGAGCCCTGCCCTGCCAG GTGGAAAGTCACGTCCCTTGGCCCGTGTTCAGCCAGCTGTGGTCTCGGCACTGCCACACGCTCGGTGGCCTGCGTGCAGCTGGACCGAGGCCAGGACACGGCGGTGGATGTGCGGGCCTGTGCGGGTCTGGTGCGGCCGCAGACCCGCATTCCCTGCATGACTGCCGCCTGCACCTACCGCTGGCATGTCAGCACCTGGCTGCAG TGCTCTGTCTCGTGTGGGGAAGGCATTCAGCGCCGGCATGACACCTGCCTTGGACCCCGGGCCCAGGTGCCCGTGCCAGCCGACTTCTGCCAGCATCTGCCCAAGCCAGTGACAGTGCGGGGCTGCTGGGCCGGGCCCTGTGCAGGGCAGGGGTTGCCCAGCCCGGCGCCCCACGAGGAAGCCACTGCCCCAGGCCAGACCACAGCTGCCACTACTGGTGCTTCCCTGGAGCGGCCCCACCCCTGggcccacctcctctcccccactcCCTGGCCTCAAGGACTCCTGATTGGGACCCCAGAAAGCCCAGCAGAGTCCA GTGCCTGTGGCCGGCAGCACCTTGAGCCAACAGGAACCATTGACATGCGAGGCCCAGCGCAGGCTGACTGTGCAGTGGCCATCGGACGGCCCCTGGATGAGGTGGTGACCCTCCGAGTCCTTGAGAGCTCCCTCAACTGCAGCGCTG GGGAGATGCTGCTGCTCTGGGGCAGGCTCACGTGGAGGAAGATGTGCAGGAGGCTGTCCGGCATGACTTTCAGCTCCAAAGCCAACACACTGGTGGTGAGGCAGCGTCTTGTGCGGCCGGGAGGCGGAGTGCTGCTGCGCTATTCGAGCCAGCCTGCCCTGGGAACCTTCCACCGCG AATGTGACAAGCAGCTTTTTGGACCCCGGGGTGAAATCGTGAGCCCATCGTTGAGTCCAGGTGGAAGGAATGTGGGGGGCTGTCGCATCTTCATCAACGTGGCCCCACGGGCCCGGATTGTCATCCATGCCCTGGCCACAGACATGGGCACTGGAACTGGAAACCAGGGAACCGATGCCAGCTACATCTTG ATCCGGGACATCCACAGCCTGAGGACAACGACATTTCGTGGGCAGCAGACACTCTACTGGGAGTCAGAGGGCAGCCAGGCAGAGATGGAGTTTAGCCAGGGCTTCCTTGAGGCCCACACTAGCCTTCGGGGCCATTACTGGACCCTCCAGACTAGAGCTCCTTACCGCGGCAGTGCCCTGCCTTAG
- the ADAMTS13 gene encoding A disintegrin and metalloproteinase with thrombospondin motifs 13 isoform X1 has product MRTRELRLLGRCAQGILTSVLFLLGCWGLSDFQQQFLQALEPEEVMAYFGPAATSEVPQFDVAPLTCVCEEEDGDRQGGAPCGPPRCSLPALGQLFSFSFRPRMGLLAASFTSERVVNASLRLLRGPPHPCFTGGRTLLPLGAAARLTYCSGRVEGDIVVGGDRLYIQPLKRQHRELVPPWGGAQPHLIHRSNPTVHPALVVPGHPLAPRLWRRAAQSVLYLELLVAVGPDVHAVHGEDTERYVLTNLNMGSELLRDPSLGAQFQVHLVKMVILTQPEDAPNITANITASLLSVCEWSRTINPEDDTDPSHADLVLYITRFDLELPDGNRQVRGVTQLGGACSSSWNCLITEDTGFDLGVTIAHEIGHSFGLEHDGAPGSGCGPSGHVMASDGAAPAPGGLAWSPCSRRQLLRLVSAGRARCMWDPPGSQSGPAGRPPEVHPGLYHDADEQCRIAFGPMAVACTFTREHLDMCQALSCHTDPLDQSSCSRLLIPLLDGTECGVGKWCSKGHCRSLAELAPIGAVHGHWSSWGPASPCSRSCGGGVVTRRRQCDNPRPAFGGRACIGADLQAEMCNTQACETTQLEFMSEQCSQTDGKPLYLSPGSPSFYRWGAAVQYSQGDALCRHMCRAVGESFIVRRGDSFLDGTRCVPSSPREDGTLSLCVSGSCRTFGCDGRMDSGQVRDACQVCGGDSSTCSPQNGSFRAGRAREYVTFLTITPNLTSIHIINQRPLFTHLAVRLRGRYIVAGNGSISPSTSYPSLLEDSRVQHKVALTEDRLPRLEEIHIRGPTWDDMEIQVYRRYGAEYGALARPDVTFTYFQPKRRQAWAWAAVRGACSVSCGAGLRWVTYSCRDQASGQWVEAARCGGSWQPAAWSESCAPQPCPPYWVAGDFGPCSASCGGGLQERVVRCVEAQGGLLRTLPHSRCRVLAQQPAAVETCNSQPCPTREVSDTCSSACGADLAGQNATCVLGTDGAEELVTAGACSTDEKLATLEPCVQAACPPGGGHLDAQAPGEEAASAEGRARLEAPATHVWTPLAGPCSVSCGRGLRELHFQCTDSALRTAVGEELCGLSSKPGSRWEVCRAAPCPAWWETRALAPCPVTCGGGQVPLAVRCVRMEQGRSIPLPHSKCWPSPRPRPLEDCSPEPCPARWKVTSLGPCSASCGLGTATRSVACVQLDRGQDTAVDVRACAGLVRPQTRIPCMTAACTYRWHVSTWLQCSVSCGEGIQRRHDTCLGPRAQVPVPADFCQHLPKPVTVRGCWAGPCAGQGLPSPAPHEEATAPGQTTAATTGASLERPHPWAHLLSPTPWPQGLLIGTPESPAESSACGRQHLEPTGTIDMRGPAQADCAVAIGRPLDEVVTLRVLESSLNCSAGEMLLLWGRLTWRKMCRRLSGMTFSSKANTLVVRQRLVRPGGGVLLRYSSQPALGTFHRECDKQLFGPRGEIVSPSLSPGGRNVGGCRIFINVAPRARIVIHALATDMGTGTGNQGTDASYILVRLSGGGQEWADFNYDSGKPCLGDSGLEDPLVYSRPEPSDSSVREWEKSFLHLFTNKCLLSSLQD; this is encoded by the exons ATGAGGACGCGTGAGCTTCGCCTCCTGGGGAGATGTGCGCAGGGAATTCTCACTTCTGTGCTCTTCCTCCTGGGCTGCTGGGGCCTCTCCGATTTCCAGCAG CAATTTCTtcaggctttggagccagaggAAGTGATGGCTTACTTTGGCCCTGCCGCTACCTCCGAAG TGCCCCAGTTTGACGTGGCCCCGCTCACCTGTGTCTGTGAAGAAGAGGATGGGGACAGGCAGGGAGGAGCACCCTGCGGGCCCCCACGCTgctccctgccagccctgggacagctcttctccttctccttccggCCCCGGATGGGCCTCCTCGCTGCCTCCTTCACCAGCGAGCGTGTGGTGAACGCCTCCCTCCGGCTGCTCAGgggccccccccacccctgcttcacGGGAGGCCGCACCTTGCTGCCCTTGGGCGCAGCAGCCAGGCTCACCTACTGCTCGGGCCGTGTG GAGGGTGACATCGTGGTGGGTGGAGACAGGCTCTACATCCAGCCATTGAAGAGGCAGCACCGGGAGCTGGTGCCACCCTGGGGCGGTGCTCAGCCCCACCTGATCCACAGGTCCAACCCCACGGTGCACCCGGCCCTTGTGGTTCCAG GCCACCCTCTGGCCCCTCGCCTCTGGAGACGGGCTGCCCAGAGTGTCCTGTACCTGGAGCTGCTGGTGGCCGTGGGCCCTGACGTCCACGCAGTTCACGGGGAGGACACAGAGCGCTACGTCCTCACCAACCTCAACATG GGGTCAGAGCTGCTGAGGGACCCATCCCTGGGGGCTCAGTTCCAAGTGCACCTGGTGAAGATGGTCATACTGACGCAGCCGGAG GATGCTCCGAATATTACAGCCAACATCACCGCATCACTACTGAGCGTCTGTGAGTGGAGCAGGACCATCAACCCCGAGGATGACACGGATCCCAGTCATGCTGACCTGGTCCTCTACATCACCAG gTTTGACCTGGAATTGCCTGATGGTAACCGACAGGTTCGGGGGGTCACCCAGCTGGGGGGCGCCTGCTCCTCTTCCTGGAACTGCCTGATCACTGAGGATACTGGCTTCGACCTGGGGGTCACCATTGCCCATGAGATTGGGCACAG CTTCGGCCTGGAGCACGACGGCGCGCCCGGCAGCGGCTGCGGGCCCAGCGGCCACGTGATGGCGTCCGACGGCGCGGCGCCCGCCCCCGGGGGCCTGGCGTGGTCCCCCTGCAGCCGCCGGCAGCTGCTGCGCCTGGTCAG CGCAGGACGGGCGCGCTGCATGTGGGACCCGCCGGGTTCGCAGTCCGGACCCGCGGGGCGCCCTCCAGAGGTGCACCCCGGCCTCTACCACGATGCGGACGAGCAGTGCCGCATAGCCTTTGGCCCTATGGCGGTCGCCTGCACCTTCACCAGGGAGCACCTT GACATGTGCCAGGCTCTCTCTTGCCACACAGACCCCCTGGACCAGAGCAGCTGTAGCCGCCTCCTCATTCCGCTCCTGGATGGGACAGAGTGTGGTGTGGGGAAG TGGTGCTCCAAGGGTCACTGCCGCTCCCTGGCGGAGCTGGCCCCCATCGGGGCAGTGCACGGGCACTGGTCTAGCTGGGGTCCCGCCAGTCCCTGCTCCCGCTCCTGCGGCGGAGGGGTGGTCACCAGGAGGCGGCAGTGCGACAACCCCAG GCCTGCCTTTGGGGGGCGTGCGTGCATAGGTGCGGACCTCCAGGCCGAGATGTGCAACACTCAG GCTTGCGAGACGACCCAGCTGGAGTTCATGTCCGAGCAGTGCTCACAGACCGACGGGAAGCCGCTCTACCTCTCCCCGGGCAGCCCCTCCTTCTACCGCTGGGGCGCCGCTGTGCAGTACAGTCAAG gggACGCTCTGTGCAGACACATGTGCCGGGCTGTTGGCGAGAGCTTCATTGTGAGGCGTGGGGACAGTTTCCTGGATGGGACCCGCTGTGTGCCGAGCAGCCCTCGGGAGGACGGGACCCTGAGCCTATGTGTGTCGGGCAGCTGCAGG ACTTTCGGCTGTGATGGCAGGATGGACTCTGGGCAGGTGCGAGACGCGTGCCAGGTGTGTGGAGGGGACAGCAGCACGTGTAGTCCGCAGAACGGCTCTTTCAGGGCTGGAAGAGCGAGAG AATACGTCACGTTCCTGACCATCACCCCCAACCTGACCAGCATACACATCATAAACCAGAGGCCTCTCTTTACACATCTGG CCGTGAGGCTCCGAGGGCGCTACATTGTGGCCGGGAATGGGAGCATCTCTCCCAGCACCTCCTACCCCTCCCTCCTGGAGGACAGCCGTGTCCAGCACAAAGTGGCCCTGACTGAGGACCGGCTGCCCCGCCTGGAGGAGATCCACATCCGGGGACCCACCTGGGACGACATGGAGATCCAG GTTTACAGGCGCTATGGTGCGGAGTACGGTGCCCTCGCCCGCCCAGACGTCACCTTCACCTACTTCCAGCCCAAGCGGCggcaggcctgggcctgggctgccGTGCGGGGGGCCTGCTCGGTGAGCTGTGGGGCAG ggcTGCGCTGGGTGACCTACAGCTGTCGGGACCAGGCCAGCGGCCAGTGGGTGGAGGCTGCCCGGTGCGGAGGGAGCTGGCAGCCGGCGGCCTGGTCAGAGTCCTgcgccccccagccctgccccccgtA CTGGGTGGCTGGAGACTTCGGCCCGTGCAGCGCCTCCTGCGGGGGCGGCCTGCAGGAGCGGGTGGTGCGCTGCGTGGAGGCCCAGGGCGGCCTCCTGAGGACGCTGCCCCACTCCCGGTGCAGAGTGCTGGCCCAGCAGCCAGCGGCTGTGGAAACCTGCaattcccagccctgccccacaaG GGAGGTGTCGGACACGTGCTCATCGGCCTGTGGAGCAGACCTGGCCGGGCAGAATGCGACTTGTGTGCTGGGGACAGATGGCGCGGAGGAGCTGGTGACTGCTGGGGCCTGCTCCACAGACGAGAAGCTGGCTACACTTGAACCCTGTGTCCAGGCAGCATGTCCTCCAGGCGGGGGCCAT CTGGACGCCCAGGCTCCGGGGGAGGAGGCTGCAtctgcagagggcagggccaggctggaggcCCCTGCCACACACGTGTGGACTCCCCTGGCGGGGCCGTGCTCCGTCTCCTGCGGGCGAG gCCTGAGGGAGCTGCACTTCCAGTGCACGGACTCTGCCCTCAGGACAGCCGTTGGGGAAGAGCTGTGTGGCTTGTCGAGCAAACCCGGGAGCCGGTGGGAGGTCTGCCGGGCTGCCCCGTGCCCAGCCTG GTGGGAGACCCGAGCCTTGGCACCATGCCCAGTGACCTGTGGAGGGGGACAGGTGCCGCTGGCTGTTCGCTGTGTGAGGATGGAACAAGGCCGCTCCATCCCCCTGCCTCACTCTAAGTGCTGGCCGTCACCTCGGCCCAGACCCCTCGAGGACTGCAGCCCGGAGCCCTGCCCTGCCAG GTGGAAAGTCACGTCCCTTGGCCCGTGTTCAGCCAGCTGTGGTCTCGGCACTGCCACACGCTCGGTGGCCTGCGTGCAGCTGGACCGAGGCCAGGACACGGCGGTGGATGTGCGGGCCTGTGCGGGTCTGGTGCGGCCGCAGACCCGCATTCCCTGCATGACTGCCGCCTGCACCTACCGCTGGCATGTCAGCACCTGGCTGCAG TGCTCTGTCTCGTGTGGGGAAGGCATTCAGCGCCGGCATGACACCTGCCTTGGACCCCGGGCCCAGGTGCCCGTGCCAGCCGACTTCTGCCAGCATCTGCCCAAGCCAGTGACAGTGCGGGGCTGCTGGGCCGGGCCCTGTGCAGGGCAGGGGTTGCCCAGCCCGGCGCCCCACGAGGAAGCCACTGCCCCAGGCCAGACCACAGCTGCCACTACTGGTGCTTCCCTGGAGCGGCCCCACCCCTGggcccacctcctctcccccactcCCTGGCCTCAAGGACTCCTGATTGGGACCCCAGAAAGCCCAGCAGAGTCCA GTGCCTGTGGCCGGCAGCACCTTGAGCCAACAGGAACCATTGACATGCGAGGCCCAGCGCAGGCTGACTGTGCAGTGGCCATCGGACGGCCCCTGGATGAGGTGGTGACCCTCCGAGTCCTTGAGAGCTCCCTCAACTGCAGCGCTG GGGAGATGCTGCTGCTCTGGGGCAGGCTCACGTGGAGGAAGATGTGCAGGAGGCTGTCCGGCATGACTTTCAGCTCCAAAGCCAACACACTGGTGGTGAGGCAGCGTCTTGTGCGGCCGGGAGGCGGAGTGCTGCTGCGCTATTCGAGCCAGCCTGCCCTGGGAACCTTCCACCGCG AATGTGACAAGCAGCTTTTTGGACCCCGGGGTGAAATCGTGAGCCCATCGTTGAGTCCAGGTGGAAGGAATGTGGGGGGCTGTCGCATCTTCATCAACGTGGCCCCACGGGCCCGGATTGTCATCCATGCCCTGGCCACAGACATGGGCACTGGAACTGGAAACCAGGGAACCGATGCCAGCTACATCTTGGTGAGGCTATCGGGAGGGGGACAGGAATGGGCTGACTTTAACTATGATTCTGGAAAGCCATGCCTGGGGGATTCTGGGCTAGAGGACCCACTAGTTTACTCCAGACCAGAACCCTCAGATTCATCAgtgagagaatgggagaaaagtttccTCCACTTATTTaccaacaaatgtttgctgagctCCCTACAAGACTGA